In Phyllopteryx taeniolatus isolate TA_2022b chromosome 13, UOR_Ptae_1.2, whole genome shotgun sequence, the following are encoded in one genomic region:
- the LOC133487807 gene encoding brain-enriched guanylate kinase-associated protein isoform X1: MSPDRSSQIANSCLPPQAKLKRFALCSFHDHKEDLRKRLSYTMHKLEMVESEFDSTRQYLETELRRAQEELEKFTEKLRRIQNSYAALQRINQDLEDKMHGTSQHHEEEKRALSREIIVLNNHLMEAKLTINKLKEDNDLYRKDCNLAAQLLQCSKSHYRAHKMSELPLDFQERISSHIEKHNQGSEATMAMCHSNYSDAVPTSIIAKILEKPEPGNSCPITRCPSPHPQDGDSLAGTGNNDHINRRVPYKTSDLYCSDTALYCPERWQETDRRQSIDLNGTTLLQLHAQNSTDSNPDEEAYNSSSFPHHEPASSFHHHEEFSAGSLPASSSYSSFSLASDDKGGIAGRGARTASSTLSTSHQGLYVDWRDGGSGEYERKSMSSYDKDGSGFPKSNSIEHIVTSRTPQKGTLPTYTRTASCFSEPYHSSTTRLASSHSMGSTTGLGQAQGAALESRADIHAQEDELTSRWKQLSVEDVNTFSSSYRNVTGRVSPYSFSECHYAMGPSSKAKGSLYSSFQEGDDIFHSHMLDQCFALGSPSPSPKLPPAELRKQKKNSAMYRAKDGNPDSLLLSGSSKEKEHAKKEYVNLSAGSSAESLHQSSLEASSLQHYPSPRPSVRPRPSSSSALSAVGPALPKKTAPRYQKFGSTGLTRKDSLTKAQLYGTLLN; encoded by the exons CTCTTTCCATGACCACAAGGAGGACCTCCGCAAGCGCCTGTCGTACACCATGCACAAGCTAGAGATGGTGGAGAGCGAGTTTGACTCCACCCGCCAGTACCTGGAGACAGAACTGCGGCGGGCCCAGGAGGAGCTGGAGAAGTTTACGGAGAAGCTGCGCAG AATCCAGAACAGCTATGCAGCTCTGCAGAGGATAAATCAGGATTTGGAGGACAAGATGCATGGGACG TCTCAACACCACGAAGAGGAGAAGAGAGCCCTCAGCCGCGAGATCATCGTCCTCAACAACCACCTCATGGAGGCCAAGCTCACCATAAATAAACTCAAAGAAGACAAC GACCTATACAGGAAAGACTGCAACCTGGCTGCCCAGCTGCTGCAGTGCTCAAAGTCTCATTACAGAGCTCACAAGATGTCTGAG CTGCCACTGGACTTCCAGGAACGCATCAGTTCCCACATTGAGAAACATAATCAGGGTAGTGAAGCAACTATGGCAATGTGCCACTCCAATTACTCTGATGCTGTGCCCACATCCATCATTGCAAAGATCCTTGAAAAACCAGAACCGGGAAACAGTTGTCCCATTACACGCTGCCCCAGTCCACACCCGCAGGACGGAGACTCCCTGGCGGGAACGGGAAATAACGATCACATCAACCGCAGAGTTCCGTACAAGACCTCTGACCTGTACTGTAGCGATACGGCCCTCTACTGCCCCGAACGCTGGCAGGAAACAGACCGCCGGCAGAGCATCGACCTCAATGGCACGACTTTGCTCCAGCTCCACGCCCAGAACTCCACAGACAGTAACCCGGATGAAGAGGCCTACAACTCCAGCAGCTTCCCCCATCATGAGCCGGCATCATCGTTCCACCACCATGAGGAGTTCAGCGCTGGAAGCCTCCCTGCCTCCAGTTCCTACTCGAGTTTCAGCCTAGCCTCAGACGACAAGGGCGGCATTGCGGGAAGGGGTGCACGCACTGCCAGTAGCACTTTATCCACTTCCCACCAAGGTTTGTATGTGGACTGGCGGGATGGCGGGAGTGGAGAGTATGAACGCAAAAGCATGTCTTCCTACGATAAAGACGGCTCAGGTTTCCCCAAGTCCAACAGCATTGAGCACATTGTCACTTCAAGGACCCCACAGAAGGGCACCTTGCCAACGTACACAAGGACAGCGTCTTGCTTCAGTGAACCGTACCACTCCAGCACCACTCGCCTGGCCTCCTCTCACAGCATGGGATCTACAACCGGGTTAGGCCAGGCACAGGGTGCAGCTCTAGAAAGCAGAGCTGATATCCACGCCCAAGAGGATGAGCTAACCAGCCGGTGGAAACAGCTGAGTGTGGAAGATGTCAACACGTTCTCGTCTTCCTATCGCAACGTCACAGGACGGGTCTCCCCGTACAGTTTCTCAGAGTGTCACTATGCCATGGGCCCATCGAGCAAGGCCAAGGGATCTCTCTATAGTAGCTTCCAAGAGGGAGATGACATATTCCACAGCCACATGCTGGACCAGTGCTTTGCGTTGGGTTCACCTTCGCCCAGCCCCAAACTTCCTCCTGCGGAGCTTCGCAAACAGAAAAAGAACTCTGCGATGTACCGAGCAAAGGATGGAAATCCAGACAGCTTGTTGCTCTCAGGAAGTTCGAAAGAAAAGGAACACGCCAAGAAGGAATACGTGAATCTGAGCGCGGGAAGCTCAGCTGAGTCCTTACACCAAAGCTCCTTAGAAGCTTCAAGTCTTCAGCATTACCCAAGCCCCAGGCCGAGTGTCCGGCCTCGCCCAAGCTCCAGCTCCGCCCTTAGCGCCGTCGGCCCGGCACTCCCCAAGAAGACCGCTCCAAGATACCAAAAATTTGGCAGCACTGGGCTGACAAGGAAGGACAGCCTGACCAAGGCGCAACTCTACGGCACGCTGCTGAACTGA
- the LOC133487807 gene encoding brain-enriched guanylate kinase-associated protein isoform X2, translated as MKKIYIGKTALKSQRNGCKHQKRSSFHDHKEDLRKRLSYTMHKLEMVESEFDSTRQYLETELRRAQEELEKFTEKLRRIQNSYAALQRINQDLEDKMHGTSQHHEEEKRALSREIIVLNNHLMEAKLTINKLKEDNDLYRKDCNLAAQLLQCSKSHYRAHKMSELPLDFQERISSHIEKHNQGSEATMAMCHSNYSDAVPTSIIAKILEKPEPGNSCPITRCPSPHPQDGDSLAGTGNNDHINRRVPYKTSDLYCSDTALYCPERWQETDRRQSIDLNGTTLLQLHAQNSTDSNPDEEAYNSSSFPHHEPASSFHHHEEFSAGSLPASSSYSSFSLASDDKGGIAGRGARTASSTLSTSHQGLYVDWRDGGSGEYERKSMSSYDKDGSGFPKSNSIEHIVTSRTPQKGTLPTYTRTASCFSEPYHSSTTRLASSHSMGSTTGLGQAQGAALESRADIHAQEDELTSRWKQLSVEDVNTFSSSYRNVTGRVSPYSFSECHYAMGPSSKAKGSLYSSFQEGDDIFHSHMLDQCFALGSPSPSPKLPPAELRKQKKNSAMYRAKDGNPDSLLLSGSSKEKEHAKKEYVNLSAGSSAESLHQSSLEASSLQHYPSPRPSVRPRPSSSSALSAVGPALPKKTAPRYQKFGSTGLTRKDSLTKAQLYGTLLN; from the exons CTCTTTCCATGACCACAAGGAGGACCTCCGCAAGCGCCTGTCGTACACCATGCACAAGCTAGAGATGGTGGAGAGCGAGTTTGACTCCACCCGCCAGTACCTGGAGACAGAACTGCGGCGGGCCCAGGAGGAGCTGGAGAAGTTTACGGAGAAGCTGCGCAG AATCCAGAACAGCTATGCAGCTCTGCAGAGGATAAATCAGGATTTGGAGGACAAGATGCATGGGACG TCTCAACACCACGAAGAGGAGAAGAGAGCCCTCAGCCGCGAGATCATCGTCCTCAACAACCACCTCATGGAGGCCAAGCTCACCATAAATAAACTCAAAGAAGACAAC GACCTATACAGGAAAGACTGCAACCTGGCTGCCCAGCTGCTGCAGTGCTCAAAGTCTCATTACAGAGCTCACAAGATGTCTGAG CTGCCACTGGACTTCCAGGAACGCATCAGTTCCCACATTGAGAAACATAATCAGGGTAGTGAAGCAACTATGGCAATGTGCCACTCCAATTACTCTGATGCTGTGCCCACATCCATCATTGCAAAGATCCTTGAAAAACCAGAACCGGGAAACAGTTGTCCCATTACACGCTGCCCCAGTCCACACCCGCAGGACGGAGACTCCCTGGCGGGAACGGGAAATAACGATCACATCAACCGCAGAGTTCCGTACAAGACCTCTGACCTGTACTGTAGCGATACGGCCCTCTACTGCCCCGAACGCTGGCAGGAAACAGACCGCCGGCAGAGCATCGACCTCAATGGCACGACTTTGCTCCAGCTCCACGCCCAGAACTCCACAGACAGTAACCCGGATGAAGAGGCCTACAACTCCAGCAGCTTCCCCCATCATGAGCCGGCATCATCGTTCCACCACCATGAGGAGTTCAGCGCTGGAAGCCTCCCTGCCTCCAGTTCCTACTCGAGTTTCAGCCTAGCCTCAGACGACAAGGGCGGCATTGCGGGAAGGGGTGCACGCACTGCCAGTAGCACTTTATCCACTTCCCACCAAGGTTTGTATGTGGACTGGCGGGATGGCGGGAGTGGAGAGTATGAACGCAAAAGCATGTCTTCCTACGATAAAGACGGCTCAGGTTTCCCCAAGTCCAACAGCATTGAGCACATTGTCACTTCAAGGACCCCACAGAAGGGCACCTTGCCAACGTACACAAGGACAGCGTCTTGCTTCAGTGAACCGTACCACTCCAGCACCACTCGCCTGGCCTCCTCTCACAGCATGGGATCTACAACCGGGTTAGGCCAGGCACAGGGTGCAGCTCTAGAAAGCAGAGCTGATATCCACGCCCAAGAGGATGAGCTAACCAGCCGGTGGAAACAGCTGAGTGTGGAAGATGTCAACACGTTCTCGTCTTCCTATCGCAACGTCACAGGACGGGTCTCCCCGTACAGTTTCTCAGAGTGTCACTATGCCATGGGCCCATCGAGCAAGGCCAAGGGATCTCTCTATAGTAGCTTCCAAGAGGGAGATGACATATTCCACAGCCACATGCTGGACCAGTGCTTTGCGTTGGGTTCACCTTCGCCCAGCCCCAAACTTCCTCCTGCGGAGCTTCGCAAACAGAAAAAGAACTCTGCGATGTACCGAGCAAAGGATGGAAATCCAGACAGCTTGTTGCTCTCAGGAAGTTCGAAAGAAAAGGAACACGCCAAGAAGGAATACGTGAATCTGAGCGCGGGAAGCTCAGCTGAGTCCTTACACCAAAGCTCCTTAGAAGCTTCAAGTCTTCAGCATTACCCAAGCCCCAGGCCGAGTGTCCGGCCTCGCCCAAGCTCCAGCTCCGCCCTTAGCGCCGTCGGCCCGGCACTCCCCAAGAAGACCGCTCCAAGATACCAAAAATTTGGCAGCACTGGGCTGACAAGGAAGGACAGCCTGACCAAGGCGCAACTCTACGGCACGCTGCTGAACTGA
- the LOC133487807 gene encoding brain-enriched guanylate kinase-associated protein isoform X5 — protein sequence MEAKLTINKLKEDNDLYRKDCNLAAQLLQCSKSHYRAHKMSELPLDFQERISSHIEKHNQGSEATMAMCHSNYSDAVPTSIIAKILEKPEPGNSCPITRCPSPHPQDGDSLAGTGNNDHINRRVPYKTSDLYCSDTALYCPERWQETDRRQSIDLNGTTLLQLHAQNSTDSNPDEEAYNSSSFPHHEPASSFHHHEEFSAGSLPASSSYSSFSLASDDKGGIAGRGARTASSTLSTSHQGLYVDWRDGGSGEYERKSMSSYDKDGSGFPKSNSIEHIVTSRTPQKGTLPTYTRTASCFSEPYHSSTTRLASSHSMGSTTGLGQAQGAALESRADIHAQEDELTSRWKQLSVEDVNTFSSSYRNVTGRVSPYSFSECHYAMGPSSKAKGSLYSSFQEGDDIFHSHMLDQCFALGSPSPSPKLPPAELRKQKKNSAMYRAKDGNPDSLLLSGSSKEKEHAKKEYVNLSAGSSAESLHQSSLEASSLQHYPSPRPSVRPRPSSSSALSAVGPALPKKTAPRYQKFGSTGLTRKDSLTKAQLYGTLLN from the exons ATGGAGGCCAAGCTCACCATAAATAAACTCAAAGAAGACAAC GACCTATACAGGAAAGACTGCAACCTGGCTGCCCAGCTGCTGCAGTGCTCAAAGTCTCATTACAGAGCTCACAAGATGTCTGAG CTGCCACTGGACTTCCAGGAACGCATCAGTTCCCACATTGAGAAACATAATCAGGGTAGTGAAGCAACTATGGCAATGTGCCACTCCAATTACTCTGATGCTGTGCCCACATCCATCATTGCAAAGATCCTTGAAAAACCAGAACCGGGAAACAGTTGTCCCATTACACGCTGCCCCAGTCCACACCCGCAGGACGGAGACTCCCTGGCGGGAACGGGAAATAACGATCACATCAACCGCAGAGTTCCGTACAAGACCTCTGACCTGTACTGTAGCGATACGGCCCTCTACTGCCCCGAACGCTGGCAGGAAACAGACCGCCGGCAGAGCATCGACCTCAATGGCACGACTTTGCTCCAGCTCCACGCCCAGAACTCCACAGACAGTAACCCGGATGAAGAGGCCTACAACTCCAGCAGCTTCCCCCATCATGAGCCGGCATCATCGTTCCACCACCATGAGGAGTTCAGCGCTGGAAGCCTCCCTGCCTCCAGTTCCTACTCGAGTTTCAGCCTAGCCTCAGACGACAAGGGCGGCATTGCGGGAAGGGGTGCACGCACTGCCAGTAGCACTTTATCCACTTCCCACCAAGGTTTGTATGTGGACTGGCGGGATGGCGGGAGTGGAGAGTATGAACGCAAAAGCATGTCTTCCTACGATAAAGACGGCTCAGGTTTCCCCAAGTCCAACAGCATTGAGCACATTGTCACTTCAAGGACCCCACAGAAGGGCACCTTGCCAACGTACACAAGGACAGCGTCTTGCTTCAGTGAACCGTACCACTCCAGCACCACTCGCCTGGCCTCCTCTCACAGCATGGGATCTACAACCGGGTTAGGCCAGGCACAGGGTGCAGCTCTAGAAAGCAGAGCTGATATCCACGCCCAAGAGGATGAGCTAACCAGCCGGTGGAAACAGCTGAGTGTGGAAGATGTCAACACGTTCTCGTCTTCCTATCGCAACGTCACAGGACGGGTCTCCCCGTACAGTTTCTCAGAGTGTCACTATGCCATGGGCCCATCGAGCAAGGCCAAGGGATCTCTCTATAGTAGCTTCCAAGAGGGAGATGACATATTCCACAGCCACATGCTGGACCAGTGCTTTGCGTTGGGTTCACCTTCGCCCAGCCCCAAACTTCCTCCTGCGGAGCTTCGCAAACAGAAAAAGAACTCTGCGATGTACCGAGCAAAGGATGGAAATCCAGACAGCTTGTTGCTCTCAGGAAGTTCGAAAGAAAAGGAACACGCCAAGAAGGAATACGTGAATCTGAGCGCGGGAAGCTCAGCTGAGTCCTTACACCAAAGCTCCTTAGAAGCTTCAAGTCTTCAGCATTACCCAAGCCCCAGGCCGAGTGTCCGGCCTCGCCCAAGCTCCAGCTCCGCCCTTAGCGCCGTCGGCCCGGCACTCCCCAAGAAGACCGCTCCAAGATACCAAAAATTTGGCAGCACTGGGCTGACAAGGAAGGACAGCCTGACCAAGGCGCAACTCTACGGCACGCTGCTGAACTGA
- the LOC133487807 gene encoding brain-enriched guanylate kinase-associated protein isoform X4, which produces MHKLEMVESEFDSTRQYLETELRRAQEELEKFTEKLRRIQNSYAALQRINQDLEDKMHGTSQHHEEEKRALSREIIVLNNHLMEAKLTINKLKEDNDLYRKDCNLAAQLLQCSKSHYRAHKMSELPLDFQERISSHIEKHNQGSEATMAMCHSNYSDAVPTSIIAKILEKPEPGNSCPITRCPSPHPQDGDSLAGTGNNDHINRRVPYKTSDLYCSDTALYCPERWQETDRRQSIDLNGTTLLQLHAQNSTDSNPDEEAYNSSSFPHHEPASSFHHHEEFSAGSLPASSSYSSFSLASDDKGGIAGRGARTASSTLSTSHQGLYVDWRDGGSGEYERKSMSSYDKDGSGFPKSNSIEHIVTSRTPQKGTLPTYTRTASCFSEPYHSSTTRLASSHSMGSTTGLGQAQGAALESRADIHAQEDELTSRWKQLSVEDVNTFSSSYRNVTGRVSPYSFSECHYAMGPSSKAKGSLYSSFQEGDDIFHSHMLDQCFALGSPSPSPKLPPAELRKQKKNSAMYRAKDGNPDSLLLSGSSKEKEHAKKEYVNLSAGSSAESLHQSSLEASSLQHYPSPRPSVRPRPSSSSALSAVGPALPKKTAPRYQKFGSTGLTRKDSLTKAQLYGTLLN; this is translated from the exons ATGCACAAGCTAGAGATGGTGGAGAGCGAGTTTGACTCCACCCGCCAGTACCTGGAGACAGAACTGCGGCGGGCCCAGGAGGAGCTGGAGAAGTTTACGGAGAAGCTGCGCAG AATCCAGAACAGCTATGCAGCTCTGCAGAGGATAAATCAGGATTTGGAGGACAAGATGCATGGGACG TCTCAACACCACGAAGAGGAGAAGAGAGCCCTCAGCCGCGAGATCATCGTCCTCAACAACCACCTCATGGAGGCCAAGCTCACCATAAATAAACTCAAAGAAGACAAC GACCTATACAGGAAAGACTGCAACCTGGCTGCCCAGCTGCTGCAGTGCTCAAAGTCTCATTACAGAGCTCACAAGATGTCTGAG CTGCCACTGGACTTCCAGGAACGCATCAGTTCCCACATTGAGAAACATAATCAGGGTAGTGAAGCAACTATGGCAATGTGCCACTCCAATTACTCTGATGCTGTGCCCACATCCATCATTGCAAAGATCCTTGAAAAACCAGAACCGGGAAACAGTTGTCCCATTACACGCTGCCCCAGTCCACACCCGCAGGACGGAGACTCCCTGGCGGGAACGGGAAATAACGATCACATCAACCGCAGAGTTCCGTACAAGACCTCTGACCTGTACTGTAGCGATACGGCCCTCTACTGCCCCGAACGCTGGCAGGAAACAGACCGCCGGCAGAGCATCGACCTCAATGGCACGACTTTGCTCCAGCTCCACGCCCAGAACTCCACAGACAGTAACCCGGATGAAGAGGCCTACAACTCCAGCAGCTTCCCCCATCATGAGCCGGCATCATCGTTCCACCACCATGAGGAGTTCAGCGCTGGAAGCCTCCCTGCCTCCAGTTCCTACTCGAGTTTCAGCCTAGCCTCAGACGACAAGGGCGGCATTGCGGGAAGGGGTGCACGCACTGCCAGTAGCACTTTATCCACTTCCCACCAAGGTTTGTATGTGGACTGGCGGGATGGCGGGAGTGGAGAGTATGAACGCAAAAGCATGTCTTCCTACGATAAAGACGGCTCAGGTTTCCCCAAGTCCAACAGCATTGAGCACATTGTCACTTCAAGGACCCCACAGAAGGGCACCTTGCCAACGTACACAAGGACAGCGTCTTGCTTCAGTGAACCGTACCACTCCAGCACCACTCGCCTGGCCTCCTCTCACAGCATGGGATCTACAACCGGGTTAGGCCAGGCACAGGGTGCAGCTCTAGAAAGCAGAGCTGATATCCACGCCCAAGAGGATGAGCTAACCAGCCGGTGGAAACAGCTGAGTGTGGAAGATGTCAACACGTTCTCGTCTTCCTATCGCAACGTCACAGGACGGGTCTCCCCGTACAGTTTCTCAGAGTGTCACTATGCCATGGGCCCATCGAGCAAGGCCAAGGGATCTCTCTATAGTAGCTTCCAAGAGGGAGATGACATATTCCACAGCCACATGCTGGACCAGTGCTTTGCGTTGGGTTCACCTTCGCCCAGCCCCAAACTTCCTCCTGCGGAGCTTCGCAAACAGAAAAAGAACTCTGCGATGTACCGAGCAAAGGATGGAAATCCAGACAGCTTGTTGCTCTCAGGAAGTTCGAAAGAAAAGGAACACGCCAAGAAGGAATACGTGAATCTGAGCGCGGGAAGCTCAGCTGAGTCCTTACACCAAAGCTCCTTAGAAGCTTCAAGTCTTCAGCATTACCCAAGCCCCAGGCCGAGTGTCCGGCCTCGCCCAAGCTCCAGCTCCGCCCTTAGCGCCGTCGGCCCGGCACTCCCCAAGAAGACCGCTCCAAGATACCAAAAATTTGGCAGCACTGGGCTGACAAGGAAGGACAGCCTGACCAAGGCGCAACTCTACGGCACGCTGCTGAACTGA
- the LOC133487807 gene encoding brain-enriched guanylate kinase-associated protein isoform X3: protein MRRKACRRSFHDHKEDLRKRLSYTMHKLEMVESEFDSTRQYLETELRRAQEELEKFTEKLRRIQNSYAALQRINQDLEDKMHGTSQHHEEEKRALSREIIVLNNHLMEAKLTINKLKEDNDLYRKDCNLAAQLLQCSKSHYRAHKMSELPLDFQERISSHIEKHNQGSEATMAMCHSNYSDAVPTSIIAKILEKPEPGNSCPITRCPSPHPQDGDSLAGTGNNDHINRRVPYKTSDLYCSDTALYCPERWQETDRRQSIDLNGTTLLQLHAQNSTDSNPDEEAYNSSSFPHHEPASSFHHHEEFSAGSLPASSSYSSFSLASDDKGGIAGRGARTASSTLSTSHQGLYVDWRDGGSGEYERKSMSSYDKDGSGFPKSNSIEHIVTSRTPQKGTLPTYTRTASCFSEPYHSSTTRLASSHSMGSTTGLGQAQGAALESRADIHAQEDELTSRWKQLSVEDVNTFSSSYRNVTGRVSPYSFSECHYAMGPSSKAKGSLYSSFQEGDDIFHSHMLDQCFALGSPSPSPKLPPAELRKQKKNSAMYRAKDGNPDSLLLSGSSKEKEHAKKEYVNLSAGSSAESLHQSSLEASSLQHYPSPRPSVRPRPSSSSALSAVGPALPKKTAPRYQKFGSTGLTRKDSLTKAQLYGTLLN from the exons CTCTTTCCATGACCACAAGGAGGACCTCCGCAAGCGCCTGTCGTACACCATGCACAAGCTAGAGATGGTGGAGAGCGAGTTTGACTCCACCCGCCAGTACCTGGAGACAGAACTGCGGCGGGCCCAGGAGGAGCTGGAGAAGTTTACGGAGAAGCTGCGCAG AATCCAGAACAGCTATGCAGCTCTGCAGAGGATAAATCAGGATTTGGAGGACAAGATGCATGGGACG TCTCAACACCACGAAGAGGAGAAGAGAGCCCTCAGCCGCGAGATCATCGTCCTCAACAACCACCTCATGGAGGCCAAGCTCACCATAAATAAACTCAAAGAAGACAAC GACCTATACAGGAAAGACTGCAACCTGGCTGCCCAGCTGCTGCAGTGCTCAAAGTCTCATTACAGAGCTCACAAGATGTCTGAG CTGCCACTGGACTTCCAGGAACGCATCAGTTCCCACATTGAGAAACATAATCAGGGTAGTGAAGCAACTATGGCAATGTGCCACTCCAATTACTCTGATGCTGTGCCCACATCCATCATTGCAAAGATCCTTGAAAAACCAGAACCGGGAAACAGTTGTCCCATTACACGCTGCCCCAGTCCACACCCGCAGGACGGAGACTCCCTGGCGGGAACGGGAAATAACGATCACATCAACCGCAGAGTTCCGTACAAGACCTCTGACCTGTACTGTAGCGATACGGCCCTCTACTGCCCCGAACGCTGGCAGGAAACAGACCGCCGGCAGAGCATCGACCTCAATGGCACGACTTTGCTCCAGCTCCACGCCCAGAACTCCACAGACAGTAACCCGGATGAAGAGGCCTACAACTCCAGCAGCTTCCCCCATCATGAGCCGGCATCATCGTTCCACCACCATGAGGAGTTCAGCGCTGGAAGCCTCCCTGCCTCCAGTTCCTACTCGAGTTTCAGCCTAGCCTCAGACGACAAGGGCGGCATTGCGGGAAGGGGTGCACGCACTGCCAGTAGCACTTTATCCACTTCCCACCAAGGTTTGTATGTGGACTGGCGGGATGGCGGGAGTGGAGAGTATGAACGCAAAAGCATGTCTTCCTACGATAAAGACGGCTCAGGTTTCCCCAAGTCCAACAGCATTGAGCACATTGTCACTTCAAGGACCCCACAGAAGGGCACCTTGCCAACGTACACAAGGACAGCGTCTTGCTTCAGTGAACCGTACCACTCCAGCACCACTCGCCTGGCCTCCTCTCACAGCATGGGATCTACAACCGGGTTAGGCCAGGCACAGGGTGCAGCTCTAGAAAGCAGAGCTGATATCCACGCCCAAGAGGATGAGCTAACCAGCCGGTGGAAACAGCTGAGTGTGGAAGATGTCAACACGTTCTCGTCTTCCTATCGCAACGTCACAGGACGGGTCTCCCCGTACAGTTTCTCAGAGTGTCACTATGCCATGGGCCCATCGAGCAAGGCCAAGGGATCTCTCTATAGTAGCTTCCAAGAGGGAGATGACATATTCCACAGCCACATGCTGGACCAGTGCTTTGCGTTGGGTTCACCTTCGCCCAGCCCCAAACTTCCTCCTGCGGAGCTTCGCAAACAGAAAAAGAACTCTGCGATGTACCGAGCAAAGGATGGAAATCCAGACAGCTTGTTGCTCTCAGGAAGTTCGAAAGAAAAGGAACACGCCAAGAAGGAATACGTGAATCTGAGCGCGGGAAGCTCAGCTGAGTCCTTACACCAAAGCTCCTTAGAAGCTTCAAGTCTTCAGCATTACCCAAGCCCCAGGCCGAGTGTCCGGCCTCGCCCAAGCTCCAGCTCCGCCCTTAGCGCCGTCGGCCCGGCACTCCCCAAGAAGACCGCTCCAAGATACCAAAAATTTGGCAGCACTGGGCTGACAAGGAAGGACAGCCTGACCAAGGCGCAACTCTACGGCACGCTGCTGAACTGA